A region from the Canis lupus dingo isolate Sandy chromosome X, ASM325472v2, whole genome shotgun sequence genome encodes:
- the LOC125754591 gene encoding developmental pluripotency-associated protein 2-like, whose translation MENSTYDNEQNFSEEALEEESVILTLVPVNEELNEEQMEPSVSSTSEVSLKMPGSSDKVCHPHISERFKFCPKHSCCCSTPAPPLPASLPPVNKVRWDILRNWCQQLNLSTHGRKIEVYLRLQKHAYSETHQECDNVKTIPETPPEAKSESCSAKCKMVAKIWKSCKSERGRGINIVKVVTSAQEGMLAAWSRIAARASQSKSVNSRSIPASVETFLLQASGVRWCVVHGRPLLADTQGWVRLQFHAGQAWVPDTPKRMISLFLLPACTFPSPGLEDNMLCPECAKRNKKIMKRLIALGKERRPRSNTSTPFPLNGPYLDTE comes from the coding sequence ATGGAGAACTCGACTTACGACAATGAGCAGAATTTCTCTGAGGAGGCATTAGAGGAAGAAAGTGTGATTCTCACATTGGTTCCAGTTAATGAAGAACTTAATGAAGAACAAATGGAACCAAGTGTTTCTTCAACTTCAGAAGTCAGTCTGAAGATGCCTGGGTCAAGCGATAAAGTTTGTCATCCTCATATAAGTGAACGATTCAAGTTTTGTCCAAAACATAGTTGTTGTTGTAGTACACCAGCCCCTCCTTTGCCAGCCAGTTTGCCTCCAGTTAATAAAGTACGTTGGGACATTTTGCGGAACTGGTGCCAACAACTGAATTTGAGTACCCATGGCCGAAAAATAGAGGTTTATCTGAGGCTCCAGAAACATGCTTACTCTGAAACACACCAGGAGTGTGACAATGTAAAGACTATTCCTGAAACACCACCAGAGGCTAAATCGGAGTCATGTTCGGCAAAATGCAAGATGGTGGCCAAGATTTGGAAAAGTTGtaagagtgagagaggcagggggatTAATATAGTCAAAGTGGTAACTTCGGCACAAGAAGGCATGTTGGCAGCATGGTCAAGAATTGCTGCAAGAGCCAGTCAATCCAAGTCTGTGAATTCACGTTCCATTCCTGCTTCTGTTGAGACCTTTCTGCTGCAAGCCTCTGGTGTCAGGTGGTGTGTGGTCCACGGCAGACCTCTCCTTGCAGACACACAAGGTTGGGTTCGCCTGCAGTTTCATGCAGGTCAGGCCTGGGTGCCTGACACTCCCAAAAGGAtgatctctctcttcctgttaCCTGCCTGCACTTTCCCATCTCCAGGCCTAGAAGATAATATGTTATGCCCTGAATgtgctaaaagaaataagaagattATGAAAAGATTAATTGCACTGGGGAAGGAAAGGCGACCTCGTTCGAACACATCAACACCATTCCCTTTGAATGGGCCATATCTTGATACAGAATAA